GAGACTCAGCGATGTTGGATGTGATCCCCGGATAAAAATACACGACGAAGATTTTCTGCAGCGGCATAAGTGGCATATGGGCCCCGGCGCTTGTTCGGTGTCCGGGTGCCCTTGTAAGGGTTACACGGCAACATACGGGTCGGATCTGTGCAACAACTGTGGCCATAACTATACCGCTCATTGGTAAGTTGTAGGGTGGGCACGCCGTATGTGCCCACCTGTTTGAGTTGGGATTGAATCCAGGGGTGGGCACATACGGCGTGCCCACCCTACGAAACTGAACGAGAATCTCGCCCGACAAGATAAGGTAATTAGGACGAAACGTACCAAAAATAGCCTCACCGTGTCGCCTTACACGTTCATGGCGACATAAAAAATAAACCAGCACTTTTCTATATTGTTTACTTGTACCTTGTATCTTTCCCCTTGTATCTGCTTCTATCATGAAATTTGAATTACTACACACAGACGGCCCGGCCCGTCGCGGCCAATTATTGTTTGAGCGCGGCATAGTAGAGACCCCCGCCTTCATGCCGGTGGGTACCTATGGCACGGTCAAGGCGATGACGCCGGAGGAGCTGGTTGAGATCGGGGCTGAGATCATTCTGGGCAACACCTTTCATCTCATGCTGCGGCCGGGCGTGGAGGTCATCGCGGCGCATGGCGATCTGCATGACTTCATGCATTGGCAGGGACCTATTCTGACCGATTCAGGCGGTTACCAGGTGTTTAGCCTGGGGGCGATGCGCAAGATCTCCGAAGAGGGGGTCAGCTTCCGCTCGCCGGTCAACGGCGATCCCGTCTTTCTCGACCCGGAGCGATCCATGGCGGTGCAGCGCGCCTTGGGGGCCGACATCGTGATGGTGTTCGATGAGTGCACGCCTTATCCGGCGAGCGAAGAACAGGCACGCGACTCGATGGAGATGTCGTTGCGCTGGGCGGCGCGCAGCAAGCAGGCGCACGGCGATAACCCGTCGGCCCTGTTTGGCATCATCCAGGGCGGAATGTATGACGATCTGCGTCAGCGCTCCCTGCGGGGCCTGATGGAGCTTGGCTTTGACGGCTACGCCATCGGCGGCCTGTCGGTGGGCGAACCCAAGGCGGAGAGG
Above is a genomic segment from Gammaproteobacteria bacterium containing:
- the tgt gene encoding tRNA guanosine(34) transglycosylase Tgt, which gives rise to MKFELLHTDGPARRGQLLFERGIVETPAFMPVGTYGTVKAMTPEELVEIGAEIILGNTFHLMLRPGVEVIAAHGDLHDFMHWQGPILTDSGGYQVFSLGAMRKISEEGVSFRSPVNGDPVFLDPERSMAVQRALGADIVMVFDECTPYPASEEQARDSMEMSLRWAARSKQAHGDNPSALFGIIQGGMYDDLRQRSLRGLMELGFDGYAIGGLSVGEPKAERMQVLQTLLPQMPMDKPRYLMGVGTPEDIVGAVQLGIDMFDCVLPTRNARNGHLFVHGGEIRIRNSQYQYDSRPLDETCPCYTCRNYSRAYLRHLDRSHEILGARLNTIHNLYYYQELMRGLREAIGRGALADFVAGFYAKRAQNPVAMS